One genomic segment of Planktothrix serta PCC 8927 includes these proteins:
- a CDS encoding ABC transporter permease, translating into MSSSYIPISLEQLALSVLFILINIVLSLGLRLGLAQTLVIASVRMVVQLLLIGYVLNWLFALSHPFPIIALAIIMTTIAGISSVNRTSRRFLGIYWRSLLSVFLSSFLITNLTTFGIIQVQPWYDPQYFIPLLGMVLGNTLTGISLGLDRFMESLVNHRQKIETLLALGATRWEATHEEVKTALKTGMIPTINSMMVMGIVSLPGMMTGQILAGANPLDAVRYQIIIIFAIASATALGTLGVVLLAWQALLNSSHQLCLDRLTK; encoded by the coding sequence ATGTCTAGTAGTTATATTCCGATTAGTTTAGAACAATTAGCCCTATCTGTTTTATTCATTCTGATTAATATTGTTCTATCATTAGGACTCAGATTAGGTTTAGCGCAAACATTAGTGATTGCTAGTGTGCGAATGGTCGTGCAGTTATTATTAATTGGATATGTCTTAAATTGGCTGTTTGCCTTATCCCATCCTTTTCCGATTATTGCCTTAGCAATAATCATGACAACTATTGCAGGCATTTCTAGTGTAAATCGTACCTCACGGAGATTTTTAGGAATTTACTGGCGAAGTTTATTATCGGTTTTTCTCTCCTCATTTTTGATTACCAATTTAACAACTTTTGGCATTATTCAAGTGCAACCTTGGTATGATCCGCAATACTTTATTCCCCTGTTAGGAATGGTATTAGGAAATACCCTGACTGGGATTTCTTTAGGATTAGATCGATTCATGGAATCTTTAGTCAATCATCGTCAAAAAATTGAAACCTTATTAGCATTAGGCGCAACTCGTTGGGAAGCAACTCATGAGGAAGTTAAAACCGCCCTGAAAACCGGAATGATCCCCACAATTAATTCGATGATGGTGATGGGAATTGTTAGTTTACCTGGTATGATGACGGGTCAAATTTTAGCAGGTGCAAATCCTTTAGATGCGGTACGATATCAGATTATTATTATCTTTGCGATCGCCTCAGCTACAGCTTTAGGAACATTAGGAGTGGTATTATTAGCTTGGCAAGCTTTACTCAATTCTTCCCATCAACTCTGTTTAGATCGTTTGACAAAATGA